The Sinorhizobium meliloti genome includes a window with the following:
- a CDS encoding branched-chain amino acid ABC transporter permease: protein MDTFLQVLASGLMLGALFAIVSIGLTLIFGIVKVVNFAHGEFLMIGMYLVYLITAKLGLHPLVTVVAVAPLLFLVGVATQRFIIQPLMSARDDHIQIFATVGLSTALINLALLIFGADIANTPPGGLRMPIQIGPVRVLLGQMIILLASAALVVGLRMFLQRTQTGRAIRAVAQNRAAAQLMGINVNRIYMLTFGIGAACVGFAAAMVAPLYPTSPTIGTYFVLTAFVVVVLGGLGSIGGAFAGAMIIGLIDSFAGFYIGSDLREVAVFGVFLLILILKPSGLFSERLNLSHVSP, encoded by the coding sequence ATGGATACGTTTCTACAAGTGCTTGCCAGCGGCCTGATGCTCGGCGCCCTCTTCGCCATCGTCAGTATCGGCCTCACTCTGATCTTCGGGATCGTCAAGGTCGTGAATTTCGCGCATGGCGAGTTCCTGATGATCGGGATGTACCTTGTCTACCTGATCACGGCCAAGCTCGGTCTCCATCCGCTCGTAACCGTCGTGGCGGTCGCGCCGCTCTTGTTCCTGGTGGGCGTCGCCACGCAGCGCTTCATCATCCAGCCGCTGATGAGTGCGCGCGACGACCATATCCAGATCTTCGCCACCGTGGGTCTCTCCACGGCATTGATCAATCTGGCGCTCCTGATCTTCGGCGCCGATATCGCCAACACGCCTCCGGGTGGCCTGCGCATGCCCATTCAGATCGGGCCCGTCCGCGTGCTGCTCGGGCAGATGATCATTCTGCTCGCTTCTGCGGCGCTCGTGGTCGGACTGCGGATGTTCCTGCAGCGGACGCAGACCGGCCGAGCCATTCGCGCGGTAGCGCAGAACCGCGCCGCCGCCCAGCTCATGGGTATCAATGTCAACCGCATCTACATGCTGACCTTCGGCATCGGCGCCGCTTGCGTAGGCTTCGCTGCCGCCATGGTCGCGCCCCTCTATCCGACGTCCCCGACCATCGGCACCTACTTCGTGCTGACCGCCTTCGTGGTTGTGGTGCTCGGTGGCCTCGGTTCGATCGGCGGCGCCTTTGCCGGTGCGATGATTATTGGCCTGATCGACAGCTTTGCTGGCTTCTACATCGGATCCGATCTGCGTGAGGTCGCCGTCTTCGGCGTGTTCCTGCTGATCCTGATCCTCAAGCCATCGGGTCTCTTCAGCGAGCGCCTCAACCTCTCGCACGTATCGCCATGA
- a CDS encoding ABC transporter ATP-binding protein, protein MLRLEGIHAGYGATTILHGISLNVQAGEVVTIVGANGAGKTTTLRTVAGLIKPTAGRITFEGRDITRLPAHEVVDLGITLIPEGRQLFADMTVHENLLMGAYRAEARAKQKDTLDQVLSLFPRVRERLSQSAGSLSGGEQQMVAIARGMMARPRLLMFDEPSLGLAPIIVQQVFDVIDTIVRTGATVLIVEQNVFHTLKAADRGYVLENGEIVLSDSSDALLTNDHVRQAYLGI, encoded by the coding sequence ATGCTCAGGCTTGAAGGCATTCACGCCGGATACGGCGCGACAACCATCTTGCACGGCATCTCGCTCAACGTTCAGGCGGGCGAGGTCGTAACCATTGTCGGAGCCAACGGCGCCGGCAAGACGACGACGCTGCGCACCGTCGCCGGCCTGATCAAGCCAACCGCCGGCCGTATCACCTTCGAGGGGCGGGATATCACCAGACTTCCCGCGCATGAGGTCGTCGATCTCGGTATCACGCTCATCCCGGAAGGCAGGCAACTCTTTGCGGATATGACCGTGCATGAAAACCTCCTGATGGGCGCCTATCGCGCGGAGGCGCGTGCGAAGCAAAAGGATACACTCGACCAGGTGCTATCGCTCTTTCCCCGTGTACGGGAACGGCTGAGCCAGAGTGCCGGCTCACTGTCGGGAGGCGAGCAGCAGATGGTGGCGATCGCAAGGGGCATGATGGCCCGCCCGAGACTCCTGATGTTCGACGAGCCCTCGTTGGGTCTCGCGCCGATCATTGTGCAACAGGTGTTCGACGTCATTGACACGATCGTCAGGACGGGTGCCACGGTCCTGATCGTCGAGCAGAACGTCTTCCATACGCTCAAGGCCGCCGACCGCGGCTATGTCCTCGAAAACGGCGAGATTGTTCTCTCCGACAGCTCTGATGCGCTGCTTACGAACGATCACGTCCGTCAAGCCTATTTGGGAATTTGA
- the fabG gene encoding 3-oxoacyl-ACP reductase FabG — protein MPAREDNPRSISYRPSHAGRRVLVTGAGRGIGRAIALGFAARGATVGVADMNADDIAETVALIKADGHGEGLPLLLDVADYDAVEAGLADAARAIGEAFDTVVNNAGISPKHDGVAHKVWEMDPAEWSRVVAVNLSGPFNTIRALTPSMRRAERGWIVNMSSVAGKTYSPIVACHYAATKSALIGFTKHLAAELGPYGIRVNALAPGRIETPMVRGVAREINEEQVKLTPMGRLGQPEEVADTAVYLTSAESSFVTGQTIDVAGGLYMT, from the coding sequence ATGCCTGCAAGAGAAGACAACCCTCGCTCCATCTCCTACCGTCCGAGCCACGCCGGCCGCCGCGTGCTCGTCACCGGTGCCGGTCGCGGCATCGGACGGGCGATCGCGCTCGGCTTTGCTGCCCGCGGCGCGACCGTCGGCGTCGCCGACATGAACGCGGACGACATCGCCGAAACCGTGGCGCTCATCAAGGCCGATGGTCACGGCGAGGGTCTGCCGCTTCTTCTCGACGTTGCAGACTATGACGCGGTCGAAGCAGGGCTTGCCGATGCGGCGAGGGCCATAGGCGAAGCCTTCGACACCGTCGTCAACAATGCCGGCATTTCGCCGAAGCACGATGGGGTTGCGCACAAGGTCTGGGAGATGGATCCCGCGGAATGGAGCCGCGTGGTTGCCGTCAACCTCTCCGGCCCGTTCAATACGATCCGCGCGCTCACGCCATCGATGCGCAGGGCCGAACGCGGCTGGATCGTCAATATGTCGTCGGTGGCGGGCAAGACCTATTCGCCGATCGTTGCCTGCCACTATGCGGCGACGAAATCGGCGCTTATCGGCTTCACCAAGCATCTTGCGGCGGAACTCGGCCCCTATGGCATCCGCGTCAACGCGCTGGCGCCGGGCCGCATCGAGACCCCGATGGTGCGCGGCGTCGCGCGCGAGATCAACGAGGAGCAGGTGAAGCTGACGCCAATGGGCAGGCTCGGCCAGCCGGAGGAGGTGGCGGATACCGCCGTTTATCTAACCTCGGCCGAATCAAGCTTCGTCACCGGCCAAACGATCGACGTCGCCGGCGGTCTTTATATGACGTGA
- a CDS encoding acetolactate synthase catalytic subunit, whose protein sequence is MNVMSRSQATSAADNMTGAHLLAAALQRHGVKEIFGQSIPSALFLAAPDYGIRQIGYRTENAGAAMADAFARVSGKVSVVTAQNGPAATLLVPGLAEALKASTPVVAIVQDVSRRFIDKNAFQELDHFALFSGVAKWVRRVADPARIDDYVDMAFTAAATGRAGPAVLLVPLDVLDERPEIDPAQPRRSANLGTFPLDRTAADPARIAEAACLIAKAKAPIVIAGGGVHASQASAELSALQALGLPVATTVMGKGSVDETHPLSLGVVGYFMAPRGRTSHLRSLVTDADVVLLIGNRTNQNGTDSWSLYPKGATYIHLDVDGGEIGRNYEALRLAGDAKLTLAALKQALDKEDLSALSTRRKALEEKIAEGLAAHREDMKRLVDMDAAPLRPERLMADLDSVLTPESIVVADASYSSIWIANFLTARKAGQRFITPRGIAGLGWGLPYALGAKAARPDAPVVCLTGDGGFGHVWSEMETARRMKLPVVVIVLNNQILGYQKHAELSLFGNFTDVCDFEAVDHAAIARAIGCNGVRVDRPEDFLPALKEALSRDELTVIDVITDERAHPPITSFQGKDALNY, encoded by the coding sequence ATGAACGTTATGAGCAGGTCACAGGCGACATCGGCCGCCGATAACATGACCGGCGCCCATCTGCTCGCCGCAGCCCTTCAGCGCCACGGCGTGAAGGAGATCTTCGGTCAGAGCATTCCCTCCGCCCTGTTCCTGGCCGCGCCCGATTACGGCATCCGCCAGATCGGCTACCGCACCGAAAATGCCGGCGCCGCCATGGCGGACGCGTTTGCGCGAGTCTCCGGCAAGGTCTCTGTCGTCACCGCCCAGAACGGGCCTGCAGCGACCCTGCTGGTGCCCGGCCTTGCCGAGGCGCTGAAGGCATCGACACCGGTCGTCGCGATCGTACAGGACGTGTCCCGCCGTTTTATCGACAAGAACGCATTCCAGGAGCTCGACCATTTTGCGCTGTTTTCGGGTGTCGCGAAATGGGTCCGCCGCGTGGCCGATCCGGCCCGCATCGACGACTATGTCGACATGGCCTTCACCGCTGCCGCAACCGGCCGCGCAGGCCCCGCGGTTCTCCTCGTCCCGCTCGACGTCCTGGACGAGCGTCCGGAGATCGATCCCGCACAACCGCGCCGCAGCGCGAACCTTGGAACGTTCCCGCTCGACCGCACCGCTGCTGATCCGGCCCGGATCGCAGAGGCCGCTTGTCTTATCGCAAAGGCCAAAGCCCCGATCGTGATCGCCGGCGGCGGCGTGCATGCCTCGCAGGCATCCGCGGAGCTCTCTGCATTGCAGGCGCTCGGCCTGCCGGTCGCCACCACCGTCATGGGCAAGGGCTCGGTCGACGAGACCCATCCGCTCTCGCTCGGTGTCGTCGGCTATTTCATGGCCCCGCGCGGCCGCACCTCGCATCTGCGCAGTCTCGTGACCGACGCCGACGTCGTGCTTCTCATTGGCAACCGCACCAACCAGAACGGAACCGACAGCTGGTCGCTCTACCCGAAGGGCGCAACCTATATCCATCTCGACGTGGACGGCGGCGAGATCGGCCGCAACTACGAGGCACTGCGTCTTGCGGGCGATGCCAAGCTCACGCTCGCGGCGCTGAAGCAAGCGCTAGACAAAGAGGACCTGTCGGCACTTTCCACTCGCCGTAAGGCGCTCGAGGAGAAGATCGCCGAGGGCTTGGCCGCTCATCGCGAAGACATGAAGAGACTCGTCGACATGGACGCAGCGCCCCTGCGCCCGGAGCGCCTGATGGCGGACCTCGACAGCGTGCTGACGCCGGAAAGCATCGTCGTCGCCGATGCCAGCTATTCGTCGATCTGGATCGCCAACTTCCTGACCGCCCGCAAGGCCGGCCAGCGCTTCATCACGCCGCGCGGCATCGCCGGCCTCGGCTGGGGCCTTCCCTATGCGCTCGGCGCCAAGGCGGCGCGTCCGGACGCGCCGGTCGTCTGCCTCACCGGCGACGGCGGCTTCGGTCATGTCTGGTCGGAGATGGAGACGGCGCGCCGCATGAAGCTGCCGGTCGTCGTCATTGTGTTGAACAACCAGATCCTCGGCTACCAGAAACATGCCGAGCTCAGCCTGTTCGGCAATTTCACCGATGTCTGCGACTTCGAGGCGGTCGACCATGCGGCCATCGCACGGGCCATTGGCTGCAACGGCGTTCGCGTCGACCGGCCGGAAGACTTTCTGCCGGCCCTGAAGGAAGCACTGTCTCGCGACGAACTCACCGTCATCGACGTCATCACCGACGAGCGGGCGCATCCGCCGATCACCAGCTTTCAGGGGAAGGATGCCCTGAACTACTGA
- a CDS encoding ABC transporter permease subunit codes for MRKAMTDTTLDNTVPAARTSPFPLKKAAALGALLLALLAAPIAIGDQFISHIFITIFIFAGLSTAWNIVGGYAGQLSLGHAIFYGIGAYAGVMLMNMGISPWLGMFAGAAVSVVVAVAISYPCFRLRGPFFSLATIAFLEVFRVLALHLREFTGGATGLMIPLKFGWEWMVFRDRTPALLIAFGLLVVALAVAWWIRSHRLGFYLVATRERQSAAQAAGVNTVKVRLIAVSASAALTAFIGTFHAMYLTFIEPAAMFSLTMSIQIAMFALIGGLGTVIGPLVGALFLVPLSELARGWLGAQALGLHGFVYGVVLVLVVLFMPNGLMGILSRYLGNATPQRGTQSASVAATPRAAERPPIGNDILIADHLDKHFAGLHVTNDVSFSLKEGEILGLIGPNGAGKTTVFNMLSGFLKPDSGSVKVRTEDGSWQAPLTPGDFAAIGVGRTFQIVQPFAAMTVEENIMVGAFHRYRDVNDAREAARETAFRMGLGPWLHAEARGLTIGGLKRLEVARVMAMKPRILLLDEVMAGINQTDVRRAIDLMLSIRDSGVSIIAIEHVMQAVMSLSDRVVVLNSGQIIAEGKPQNVVRDPHVIEAYLGKEFTHAQA; via the coding sequence ATGAGGAAAGCCATGACAGATACCACGCTCGACAACACCGTACCCGCCGCGCGCACGAGTCCGTTTCCGCTGAAGAAGGCTGCGGCGCTGGGCGCGCTCTTGCTGGCGCTGCTGGCGGCTCCGATTGCCATCGGCGACCAGTTCATCTCGCACATCTTCATCACCATCTTCATCTTCGCCGGTCTTTCGACCGCCTGGAACATCGTCGGGGGCTATGCCGGACAGCTCTCGCTCGGTCACGCCATCTTCTATGGCATTGGCGCCTATGCCGGCGTGATGCTGATGAACATGGGCATTTCCCCTTGGCTCGGCATGTTTGCCGGTGCGGCGGTGTCCGTCGTCGTCGCCGTTGCGATCAGTTATCCCTGCTTCCGCCTGCGCGGCCCGTTCTTCTCGCTCGCGACGATCGCATTCCTCGAGGTATTCCGGGTGCTCGCGCTGCACCTTCGCGAGTTCACGGGCGGCGCGACGGGCCTGATGATCCCGCTGAAATTCGGCTGGGAATGGATGGTTTTCCGCGACCGTACACCGGCGCTTCTCATCGCCTTCGGCTTGCTGGTCGTGGCGCTGGCCGTCGCCTGGTGGATCCGTTCGCACCGCCTGGGTTTCTACCTGGTCGCCACACGCGAGCGCCAGAGCGCCGCCCAAGCCGCCGGCGTGAACACGGTCAAGGTGCGCCTGATCGCGGTCTCGGCCTCGGCCGCGCTCACCGCTTTCATCGGCACGTTCCACGCCATGTATCTCACTTTCATCGAACCGGCGGCGATGTTCTCGTTGACCATGTCGATACAGATCGCGATGTTCGCGCTCATCGGAGGTCTCGGTACCGTCATCGGACCGCTCGTCGGCGCCTTATTCCTCGTGCCGCTCTCCGAACTCGCCCGTGGCTGGCTCGGCGCCCAGGCGCTCGGCCTGCACGGCTTCGTTTACGGCGTCGTGCTGGTTCTTGTCGTGCTCTTCATGCCGAACGGTCTGATGGGCATCCTCTCACGCTACCTTGGCAACGCGACACCGCAGCGCGGAACTCAGTCAGCTTCGGTTGCCGCTACCCCACGCGCCGCCGAGCGTCCGCCGATCGGCAACGACATCCTGATTGCGGACCATCTGGACAAGCACTTCGCCGGCCTGCACGTCACCAACGACGTCAGCTTCTCGCTGAAGGAAGGCGAGATCCTCGGCCTGATCGGCCCGAACGGCGCCGGCAAGACCACCGTGTTCAACATGCTTTCCGGCTTTCTCAAACCCGACAGCGGCTCGGTCAAAGTTCGGACGGAGGACGGCTCCTGGCAGGCGCCGCTGACGCCGGGGGATTTCGCCGCGATCGGCGTCGGCCGGACTTTCCAGATCGTCCAGCCCTTCGCGGCGATGACGGTCGAGGAAAACATCATGGTCGGCGCCTTCCACCGCTACCGCGACGTCAATGACGCCCGCGAGGCGGCGCGCGAGACGGCCTTCCGCATGGGTCTCGGTCCCTGGCTCCACGCCGAAGCAAGAGGTCTTACGATCGGCGGGCTGAAGCGGCTGGAAGTCGCCCGCGTCATGGCCATGAAGCCGCGGATCCTGCTCCTGGACGAGGTCATGGCCGGCATCAATCAGACCGACGTCCGCCGTGCCATCGACCTCATGCTCTCCATTCGTGACAGCGGTGTCTCGATCATCGCCATCGAACACGTGATGCAAGCGGTGATGTCGCTGTCGGATCGTGTGGTGGTGCTGAACTCCGGCCAGATCATCGCAGAGGGCAAGCCCCAGAATGTCGTGCGCGATCCGCATGTGATCGAAGCCTATCTCGGAAAGGAATTCACCCATGCTCAGGCTTGA
- a CDS encoding GntR family transcriptional regulator encodes MSRSLQENSAKTLEEADWVQPIVKENLSDRAYSDLRQALMRGQLRPGALLRLRPMSARFGISATPMREALLRLVSEKALTLDARGTVVVPTLTLDQLLEIRAVRTDLEGRAAAAAARFASKQEIDGLEAIHRQISQCHLSQQFEKAVDLNTEFHLGLCRLGRMPIVYDIVEGLWVRCGPILSHLYDAGLPDWEPHPHLRVIAALQAGDGEGARDAIREDIERGGQGLLTHVKDVDEGT; translated from the coding sequence GTGTCAAGAAGCCTGCAAGAAAATAGTGCGAAGACCCTGGAAGAGGCCGACTGGGTGCAGCCGATCGTCAAGGAGAACCTCAGCGATCGCGCCTATTCCGACCTGCGCCAAGCGCTGATGCGCGGGCAGTTGCGACCGGGCGCGCTCCTGCGCCTACGGCCGATGTCGGCACGATTCGGGATCAGCGCGACGCCGATGCGCGAGGCGCTGCTGCGGCTCGTGAGCGAGAAGGCGTTGACCCTCGACGCACGCGGAACCGTGGTTGTCCCCACCCTCACGCTTGACCAGTTGCTCGAGATCCGCGCGGTTCGGACCGATCTGGAGGGGCGCGCGGCCGCGGCCGCGGCCAGATTTGCGTCCAAGCAGGAAATCGACGGGCTGGAGGCTATCCATCGGCAGATCTCACAGTGCCATCTTTCGCAACAGTTCGAAAAGGCGGTCGACCTCAATACCGAGTTCCACCTGGGCCTGTGCCGCCTCGGACGCATGCCGATCGTCTACGATATCGTCGAAGGGCTTTGGGTGCGCTGCGGGCCGATCCTGTCGCATCTCTACGACGCCGGACTGCCGGACTGGGAGCCGCACCCACACTTACGCGTAATCGCGGCGCTACAGGCCGGCGACGGAGAAGGCGCGCGTGATGCCATCCGTGAGGATATCGAGCGCGGCGGCCAGGGTCTCCTGACACATGTGAAGGATGTCGACGAGGGTACGTAA
- a CDS encoding zinc-dependent alcohol dehydrogenase, with amino-acid sequence MIALRKTVAAFGAELVSLGVAQAPGYGELAIEVAAAGICGSDIHAYEWTAGYEFMTAVMPVTIGHEFSGVVQSVGEGVSGFRAGDRVTCWPTKTCGKCHACSAGRPQDCGHRSIIGLHCDGGFAERVTVPASNCRRIPDGLDLEIAALTEPLSIAVNALDVAEVAPGDCTVVLGPGPIGLGVAWVAANRGADVLLAGFNDAVRLSLAREMGIPHIADLAETSLADAVTEAFGQPADRVIEATGVAQSVADGLMVLRSSGILVAAGIHSSPLQLDLTRFVREKKQLRAAHDTTSKALEEAIRLLAENAETLSCLITHRRPLSQAVEAFELARSRQAVKVLLLPGALPSQFNGEEA; translated from the coding sequence ATGATCGCGCTGCGCAAAACCGTGGCCGCGTTCGGCGCCGAACTCGTATCGCTCGGCGTTGCGCAGGCGCCCGGCTATGGCGAACTGGCCATCGAGGTAGCGGCCGCCGGCATCTGCGGCAGCGATATCCATGCCTATGAGTGGACAGCTGGGTACGAGTTCATGACCGCAGTCATGCCGGTCACGATCGGACACGAGTTCTCCGGCGTGGTGCAATCCGTCGGGGAGGGGGTAAGCGGCTTTCGAGCCGGCGATCGCGTCACCTGCTGGCCGACAAAGACCTGCGGCAAATGTCATGCCTGCAGCGCCGGGCGGCCGCAGGACTGCGGCCACCGCAGCATCATAGGTCTTCACTGCGACGGCGGCTTTGCGGAGAGAGTCACGGTGCCGGCTTCCAACTGCCGCCGCATTCCTGACGGGCTGGATCTCGAGATTGCCGCCCTGACCGAGCCGCTGTCGATTGCTGTCAACGCCCTCGATGTCGCCGAGGTGGCGCCCGGCGACTGTACCGTCGTGCTCGGGCCGGGACCGATCGGCCTCGGTGTTGCCTGGGTTGCCGCCAATCGCGGTGCCGATGTCCTGCTGGCCGGCTTCAACGACGCGGTTCGCCTCTCCCTCGCCCGTGAGATGGGCATTCCTCACATCGCCGATCTCGCCGAAACCAGTCTTGCCGACGCTGTGACCGAGGCCTTCGGTCAGCCGGCCGATCGAGTGATCGAAGCCACGGGTGTCGCGCAATCTGTCGCCGACGGTCTTATGGTGTTGCGCTCCAGCGGCATTCTGGTTGCCGCCGGCATCCACTCGTCGCCGCTCCAGCTCGACCTCACCCGCTTCGTTCGCGAGAAGAAGCAGTTACGTGCGGCCCATGACACGACATCGAAGGCGCTCGAGGAGGCGATCCGACTGCTTGCAGAGAATGCCGAGACGCTCTCGTGTCTCATCACCCATCGGCGCCCGCTTTCCCAAGCCGTCGAAGCCTTCGAACTCGCCCGCAGCCGACAGGCGGTGAAAGTGCTACTGCTGCCGGGTGCTTTGCCCAGCCAGTTCAACGGAGAAGAGGCATGA
- a CDS encoding ABC transporter substrate-binding protein, with translation MKLSYLLKTTVAAIVLSATAAHADVKFGALYPFSGQLALLGEESARGLEIAVDEINAAGGIQGEKVVLVRGDAVDNNQAIGEARRLISLEQVAAIFGTYSSARSIAASQVAELSGIPYFELGAVADEVTGRGLKYLFRTNPYAADMGKMIVDMVADKIAPGISKKPEELKIGIIYEDSSYGTSVSTHQANYAKERGLNVAVSSGYPAATVDMSSLVLELKQAGVDVVLQTSYQNDSVLFLQQANEAGYKPAAVIGGGGGYSMQPTADAVGHDVIDGVLDVDFTQYLVNTKATPGLDAFVEAYKAKYGSAPRSGHSLNNYVGAKALLEAIDKAKGFEPDTIVEAVKAMDIPDGATAAGYGIKFGENNQNERASMMGMQWQGGKLVTVYPDAAATAPIQFAD, from the coding sequence ATGAAACTGTCGTATCTTCTGAAGACCACCGTCGCAGCCATCGTGCTGTCGGCAACCGCTGCGCATGCCGATGTGAAGTTCGGGGCGCTTTATCCCTTCAGTGGCCAGCTCGCGCTTCTCGGGGAGGAGAGCGCACGCGGCCTGGAGATCGCGGTTGACGAGATCAATGCAGCCGGCGGCATCCAGGGCGAAAAGGTCGTCCTGGTTCGCGGTGACGCGGTCGACAACAATCAGGCGATCGGCGAAGCCCGCCGCCTGATCTCGCTCGAGCAGGTGGCGGCGATATTCGGCACCTATTCGTCGGCGCGATCTATCGCAGCAAGCCAGGTTGCCGAGCTTTCCGGCATTCCTTATTTCGAACTCGGTGCGGTCGCCGACGAGGTGACTGGCCGCGGCCTCAAGTACCTGTTCCGCACCAACCCTTACGCCGCCGACATGGGCAAGATGATCGTCGACATGGTCGCGGACAAGATCGCACCTGGCATCAGCAAGAAGCCGGAAGAGCTGAAGATCGGCATCATCTACGAAGACTCGAGCTACGGCACCTCCGTCTCGACACACCAGGCCAACTACGCCAAGGAGAGGGGCTTGAACGTTGCTGTTTCCTCCGGCTATCCGGCGGCGACCGTCGACATGTCCTCGTTGGTGCTGGAGCTGAAGCAAGCCGGCGTCGACGTGGTGCTGCAGACTTCCTACCAGAACGACTCCGTCCTGTTCCTGCAGCAGGCCAACGAGGCAGGCTACAAGCCTGCGGCCGTCATCGGTGGCGGTGGCGGCTATTCTATGCAGCCGACTGCCGATGCTGTGGGCCATGATGTGATTGACGGCGTTCTCGACGTGGACTTCACCCAATACCTCGTCAACACCAAGGCGACGCCTGGCCTTGACGCCTTCGTCGAGGCCTATAAGGCGAAGTATGGCAGCGCCCCGCGCTCCGGTCACTCGTTGAACAACTATGTCGGCGCCAAGGCCTTGCTCGAAGCGATCGACAAGGCGAAGGGCTTCGAGCCTGACACTATCGTCGAGGCGGTCAAGGCCATGGACATTCCGGACGGCGCGACCGCGGCCGGATACGGCATCAAGTTCGGCGAGAACAACCAGAACGAACGCGCCTCTATGATGGGTATGCAGTGGCAGGGTGGCAAACTCGTCACCGTCTATCCCGACGCGGCCGCGACGGCGCCGATCCAATTCGCCGACTGA
- a CDS encoding shikimate dehydrogenase family protein, whose product MTDAPAHRITGKTRIYGILADPIHHVKTPEVMAEVFARHGVDAVLIPFHVQPEGLVTLVSGLKAMENFGGFIATVPHKPAMLGLCDGVTEEARNIGAVNCVRREADGRMVGTMLDGIGFVVALRTVTGFEPEGKSAYVAGAGGAACAIAFALADAGVSHLTIANRTIDKAEALAARLRRAHPGLSLSTDAASVADHELVVNGTSLGMKETDAPPLDLSSLSASQVVADAIMDPVMTPLLKAAEAFGCRIQCGLPMLQCQIELMAKHMGAIA is encoded by the coding sequence ATGACGGATGCACCCGCCCATCGGATCACGGGCAAGACCCGCATCTACGGTATTCTCGCCGATCCGATCCATCACGTGAAGACGCCGGAGGTCATGGCCGAGGTCTTTGCCCGTCACGGCGTGGACGCGGTGCTGATCCCCTTCCATGTCCAGCCCGAAGGGCTGGTGACGCTGGTGTCCGGCCTCAAGGCGATGGAGAATTTCGGCGGGTTCATTGCGACCGTGCCGCACAAGCCGGCCATGCTCGGGCTCTGCGACGGGGTAACCGAAGAAGCCCGCAACATCGGCGCTGTCAATTGCGTCCGGCGCGAGGCGGACGGCCGTATGGTGGGGACGATGCTCGACGGCATCGGCTTCGTCGTGGCGCTTAGGACGGTAACCGGCTTCGAGCCGGAGGGCAAAAGCGCCTACGTGGCCGGTGCCGGGGGTGCAGCCTGCGCGATTGCGTTTGCCCTGGCCGATGCCGGCGTCAGCCACCTCACCATCGCCAATCGCACCATCGACAAGGCCGAGGCTCTTGCTGCGCGGCTGCGGCGGGCGCATCCCGGCCTCTCGCTCTCGACCGACGCCGCTTCGGTGGCCGACCACGAACTCGTCGTCAACGGCACATCGCTCGGCATGAAGGAGACCGACGCGCCGCCCCTCGATCTTTCCAGTCTCTCTGCCAGTCAGGTCGTCGCAGACGCGATCATGGACCCGGTGATGACGCCGCTTCTGAAAGCGGCCGAGGCGTTCGGGTGCCGCATCCAGTGCGGCCTACCGATGCTGCAATGCCAGATCGAACTCATGGCAAAGCACATGGGGGCGATCGCGTAA